One window of Novipirellula aureliae genomic DNA carries:
- a CDS encoding response regulator transcription factor — MGTIVSCVLGGQKSGGTYSGEGLDMAKIVIVDDHPISRDGLAMRIEMESDLQVCAEAEGVDDALDSIEKTQPDAAIVDICLKTSNGIELVKEIRSRFPTVRTLVWSMYDESLYAERALKAGASGYINKRYARETMIDALRTVLAGEVYLSPEFLSKRMQEKTSGDSIDDREPAKVLSNRELEVFTLIGRGTKTSQIASAMSLSPNTIETYRSRIKDKLCLRHTAELARFATEWVLANA, encoded by the coding sequence ATGGGGACGATCGTCTCTTGTGTTTTAGGCGGTCAAAAGAGTGGCGGTACCTATTCAGGCGAAGGGCTCGACATGGCGAAGATCGTGATCGTAGACGACCATCCGATTTCTCGTGACGGTTTGGCGATGCGGATCGAGATGGAATCGGACCTGCAGGTTTGTGCCGAAGCCGAAGGCGTCGATGATGCCCTCGATTCGATTGAAAAGACGCAGCCCGATGCCGCAATTGTGGACATTTGTCTAAAAACCAGCAATGGAATCGAACTGGTCAAAGAAATTCGTAGTCGATTTCCGACGGTCCGTACGCTGGTATGGTCAATGTACGATGAATCGTTGTATGCCGAGCGGGCTCTGAAGGCGGGAGCGAGCGGATACATCAACAAGCGGTATGCTCGCGAAACGATGATCGACGCGCTGCGCACGGTATTGGCGGGTGAAGTCTACCTAAGTCCTGAATTTCTCTCAAAACGAATGCAGGAAAAGACGAGCGGTGATTCGATCGATGATCGCGAACCAGCAAAAGTCCTTTCAAACCGTGAACTCGAAGTCTTCACGCTCATCGGTAGAGGGACCAAGACGAGCCAAATTGCGTCTGCGATGTCTCTAAGCCCCAATACAATCGAGACCTACCGATCGCGTATCAAGGACAAGTTATGTCTAAGGCATACCGCGGAGCTGGCTCGATTCGCAACGGAATGGGTGCTTGCGAACGCATAG
- a CDS encoding type II secretion system F family protein, producing MSSTIIVVAVGVFVASIVAFAINVLMPNGETTMTEDRLAAMASARRGGAPDDADVKSLMRGGGEGDLQNPISKFLENLPGLADYLEQADVKMPAVQFSAICLGAFAAGVVLTILSPVPNVLSPIVGLMFGVVPVLWLIMKRKRRLAKFGSQMPEALELLGRSLRAGHSLNAGFDLVSKEMEDPLAMEFRRAFEEQNFGIPLDEAIEGMAARVPNMDLRFFATAVVLQRQTGGDLAEILDKIGYIIRERLQIHGQIQALTGEGRMSGAVLLALPPVLFLVMLKLNYEYVTMLFTDPIGRYLLAGAMVTQIIGAIVIKKIITIKV from the coding sequence ATGAGTTCAACCATTATTGTCGTCGCCGTTGGTGTGTTTGTCGCATCGATCGTTGCGTTCGCCATTAACGTATTGATGCCGAACGGCGAAACGACGATGACCGAAGATCGTTTGGCTGCGATGGCTTCGGCGCGGCGTGGTGGTGCACCGGATGACGCGGATGTGAAATCGCTGATGCGAGGCGGCGGTGAAGGTGATTTACAGAATCCAATTTCGAAGTTTCTCGAGAACCTTCCTGGGTTGGCCGACTATTTGGAGCAGGCGGATGTAAAGATGCCTGCGGTGCAGTTCTCGGCGATCTGCTTAGGTGCGTTTGCTGCAGGCGTCGTGTTGACGATTCTTTCGCCGGTTCCCAACGTGTTGTCTCCGATCGTCGGGCTGATGTTTGGTGTCGTTCCCGTTTTGTGGTTGATTATGAAACGAAAACGCCGCTTGGCCAAGTTCGGTTCCCAAATGCCAGAGGCTCTTGAACTACTCGGCCGATCGCTTCGTGCGGGGCATTCGCTCAACGCTGGTTTTGATTTGGTTTCCAAAGAGATGGAAGATCCTTTGGCGATGGAATTTCGCCGTGCATTTGAAGAACAAAACTTTGGTATTCCGCTCGACGAAGCCATCGAAGGGATGGCAGCACGCGTTCCCAATATGGACCTTCGGTTCTTTGCAACGGCAGTTGTCCTGCAACGCCAAACCGGGGGCGACCTCGCGGAGATTCTCGATAAAATTGGCTACATTATTCGCGAGCGATTGCAGATTCACGGTCAAATTCAAGCGTTGACAGGGGAAGGACGAATGAGTGGGGCGGTGCTGTTGGCGCTGCCACCGGTGTTGTTCCTTGTCATGCTCAAGCTGAATTATGAATACGTCACGATGTTGTTCACCGATCCGATCGGACGATACCTCTTAGCCGGCGCGATGGTGACTCAAATCATTGGTGCGATCGTCATCAAAAAAATTATCACGATCAAAGTTTAG
- a CDS encoding type II secretion system F family protein, which produces MFAQAVNQSSFSPVMITSIAIFFGVTALTWFLLGRVSGDDKPRAEARLDAMRSRRGGGDDESLSSDDLKKKKNQALAAALEKATSPLADTVRGSEKEMSVLRERLMNAGFRGESAPIVFKGLQLIIACVGLFFGGVFGLVANGLSQGMVIKLLLGLIAGFMVPKLLLEYKAKKRMEAIFLGLPDALDLMVVCVEAGLGMDQALRKVAEEMAKSHKAIGEEFNVANQQLQFGRLRSDVLQALGYRSGVDDLKQLASILIQADKFGSSVANALRVQSDSMRTKRKQIAEEKAAKTAVKMIFPLVLFIFPGIFVVLVGPAGINMYRNLLG; this is translated from the coding sequence ATGTTCGCACAAGCCGTCAACCAGTCTTCGTTCAGTCCAGTCATGATCACCTCGATTGCGATCTTTTTTGGGGTGACCGCACTAACGTGGTTTCTACTTGGTCGCGTGAGCGGGGATGACAAGCCGCGCGCCGAGGCGAGGCTCGATGCGATGCGCAGTCGCCGCGGAGGTGGCGACGACGAGTCGCTTTCGAGCGACGATTTAAAAAAGAAGAAGAATCAAGCATTGGCAGCGGCACTTGAGAAAGCGACGTCACCTCTGGCGGATACCGTACGAGGCAGCGAAAAGGAGATGAGCGTTCTGCGCGAACGTCTGATGAATGCTGGTTTTCGCGGTGAATCGGCTCCGATTGTTTTTAAAGGGTTGCAGCTCATTATCGCCTGTGTTGGCTTATTCTTCGGCGGTGTCTTCGGGCTCGTCGCGAACGGACTTAGTCAAGGGATGGTCATTAAGCTGTTGCTCGGTTTGATTGCTGGTTTTATGGTTCCCAAACTATTGCTTGAGTACAAGGCCAAGAAGCGTATGGAAGCGATCTTTCTGGGGCTACCGGATGCGCTCGATTTGATGGTCGTTTGTGTTGAAGCCGGTTTGGGAATGGACCAAGCGCTGCGCAAGGTTGCTGAGGAAATGGCTAAGAGCCACAAAGCGATCGGCGAAGAATTCAACGTTGCCAATCAGCAATTGCAATTCGGACGGCTGAGGTCGGACGTCTTGCAAGCACTTGGGTATCGCAGCGGGGTAGACGATTTGAAGCAATTGGCTTCGATCTTGATTCAAGCGGACAAGTTTGGTTCGAGCGTCGCAAACGCCCTCCGCGTGCAGAGTGATTCCATGCGAACCAAACGCAAACAAATTGCCGAAGAAAAAGCAGCCAAGACGGCGGTGAAAATGATCTTTCCGTTGGTGTTGTTCATTTTTCCAGGCATTTTTGTCGTACTCGTTGGACCTGCCGGTATCAATATGTATCGCAATTTGCTGGGCTAG
- a CDS encoding B12-binding domain-containing radical SAM protein, with the protein MSSIDEVASPSGLSPKHPLGANAKVLLTSVFGPYAVDDGSGSRLINPMELYHNQVTRVQQAYSLRTFQRSWGLMLIQVNLEAPTTLLDFPSEKRFLEEIKNHEYDVIGISSIQTNLIKVRKMCRMIRKHLPHATIIIGGHIANFPQLSEFCDFDHVVRGDGVCWMRSYLGQDVSMPLKHPKVIANIGSRIMGVNLINHPGDIAATLIPSAGCPLGCNFCSTSAMFGGKGKYVKFFETGQQLFDIMCELESSLGTQAFFVMDENFLVDKKRALGLLELMQKHDKPWSLYLFSSANVIKMYTMEQLIALGVCWVWMGLEGKSSQYTKLAGTDTLSLVKELQSHGIRVLGSSIIGLEEHTPENIDAAIDHAVAHNSEFHQFMLYTPIPGTPLFAEHERNGTLLDRSEISIPDIHGQLRFNFHHPHIVGGQETEMLLRAFHRDFEVNGPSVVRIIRTNLRAWKRYKNHTDERVRRRFAIEAKSLPIHYAGALWATRKAYANDKRLAEECTRLLDELHVVFGDESRRAAPIAGRYLFKKLEAEQERLRNGWTYEPPTFYETNVKNSAGPAVYVEGACC; encoded by the coding sequence ATGTCTTCTATCGACGAAGTAGCGTCGCCATCGGGCCTCTCTCCAAAACATCCGCTCGGCGCCAATGCGAAGGTCTTGTTGACCAGTGTGTTCGGTCCCTATGCGGTTGATGATGGTTCGGGAAGTCGGCTGATCAATCCGATGGAGTTGTACCACAACCAAGTGACGCGAGTCCAACAGGCCTATTCGCTGAGAACGTTCCAACGGTCTTGGGGATTGATGTTGATTCAAGTCAATCTTGAAGCTCCCACGACACTACTTGATTTCCCATCCGAGAAACGGTTTCTTGAAGAGATCAAAAACCACGAATACGACGTGATCGGTATCAGCTCGATTCAAACGAACCTGATCAAGGTCCGCAAAATGTGTCGTATGATCCGCAAGCATTTGCCACATGCGACGATCATTATTGGTGGTCACATTGCCAACTTTCCGCAGCTCAGTGAGTTTTGTGATTTCGATCATGTGGTTCGTGGGGATGGGGTCTGTTGGATGCGATCCTATCTTGGCCAAGATGTGTCGATGCCGCTAAAACATCCCAAAGTGATTGCCAATATCGGATCGCGAATCATGGGGGTCAACTTAATCAATCATCCGGGCGATATCGCCGCGACATTGATCCCCTCTGCAGGTTGTCCGCTAGGGTGCAACTTCTGTTCAACATCGGCAATGTTTGGTGGTAAGGGAAAATATGTCAAGTTTTTTGAAACGGGACAGCAGCTTTTCGACATCATGTGTGAGCTCGAATCGAGTCTCGGCACTCAAGCATTCTTTGTCATGGACGAGAATTTCCTAGTCGACAAGAAGCGAGCCCTTGGTCTACTTGAGCTGATGCAAAAGCACGACAAGCCGTGGTCGCTCTATCTGTTTAGCAGCGCCAACGTGATAAAGATGTACACGATGGAACAACTCATTGCACTTGGCGTGTGTTGGGTATGGATGGGACTCGAGGGGAAATCGTCTCAGTACACGAAGTTGGCGGGTACCGACACGCTATCGTTGGTCAAGGAGCTTCAATCACACGGCATTCGTGTATTGGGGTCGAGCATCATTGGGCTTGAAGAGCACACACCCGAGAACATCGATGCGGCGATCGATCACGCGGTCGCTCACAACAGTGAGTTTCATCAATTTATGTTGTACACCCCAATCCCCGGCACGCCGCTTTTTGCCGAACATGAACGCAATGGAACGCTGCTCGATCGTAGCGAGATATCCATTCCTGACATTCACGGACAATTACGATTCAACTTCCACCATCCACACATCGTGGGCGGGCAAGAAACGGAGATGTTGCTGAGGGCCTTTCACCGTGACTTTGAAGTCAACGGGCCGAGCGTGGTGCGGATTATTCGCACAAACCTCCGTGCCTGGAAGCGATACAAGAACCATACGGATGAGCGCGTTCGACGCCGCTTTGCGATTGAGGCCAAATCGTTGCCAATCCATTATGCCGGCGCACTGTGGGCGACTCGTAAGGCGTATGCAAATGATAAGCGGTTGGCGGAGGAGTGTACGAGGTTGCTCGATGAATTGCATGTGGTCTTCGGAGATGAATCACGGCGAGCGGCCCCGATTGCAGGCCGATACCTTTTCAAAAAGCTAGAAGCAGAACAAGAGCGGCTGAGAAATGGGTGGACCTATGAACCACCAACCTTCTACGAAACCAATGTGAAAAACTCGGCCGGGCCAGCGGTCTACGTCGAAGGTGCTTGTTGCTAG